The genomic window GATTGAAAACTTCAAATTGTAAATAATGTAATATTTTACTACTACCTTGAGATCATATACATTggctcaaaaaataaaaaattgattgatatttttcatgaattttAAGGCTAGAGTACTTACCATCAACTTTCGTGAATATTTCAAGCTGGTGGAAAAGAGTAGATTGTTGCggttccttattttatttttactaatttttttttattgttcaatttgtaAATATATGGATATGGATTTTGTACCTTTAACTTTTTATACCACTATagtaaatttgaatttcttaataacatttttctttctttctttgttttttttattacacaTTTGTCTTTCTTTCTAATCCAGTGTAATTATGATCTTTGACCAAAATTAGACGCCTTAAGATATTCCCACGATTTACGTCCATTAAACTTTTAATGGGATAAATCTTTAAAGTTGGTAACGggacatgatttttttttttttaaagggttGGCCTACCTTCAAATTGGGTGGCCCTAGACCCAACATtggtcaattatttttttttcttctaataaatgtatttattaCAGCTTTTTATCTTTGCATATATCGAAAATACTCCTTTTTTTactcaatatttatttatttttgattcaATAATTAAGAAGAATGATTTTGTCTTATTCAAAATGTTAAATTCTTTTTTACGATGATTtctagtacattatatgaaccTCTAttgcaaaaatttaattttcattaataaagataaattaaatatgaatttttattttttgatgcttaaaaattcatatttaattcctTTTTTAAGCATCTTATAAGAATTTTGAGATATGTTGAATTCAATTGAAAAAGTCAGACCAAACATTGTTGTGTACATTGAGAAATATTAGTAGCAATCAAACCACACAGTGAATCAATAATCATCACaaacaaaataagataaaagaacaaaataaaataaaagagaagaagaaagaacatgTGATATTTGCTTACCCATATCGTTATAACAATGACCTACGTTTAAAGGAGAGAACAACCCTCCATTCCACTTATTCAAAGAGTTTGCTATAAAGAAATTCCAAAAACAATTGCAAGAAGATATTCTTAAAGCAATAATAAGAAGAATTAAcctgtacaaaaaaaaaaaactcctttgCTCTCAGTCTAAATCCTTATTTACGTTGGTTGCAAATTCTAATTGAATTCTCTTACATCTTATCcatatttttatgtcttaacatgtatatataaccaaaacaaatcaatttaaaataagtTGGAATGAGCAGCTCAACTGGTTAAGATAGTTGAACTAAAGGTTAAGAACTAGGATGTCCAGGatccaataaaaaatcaacacttaacaaaaaaaaatcaatcaatttaaaataaaacataatcatggaccacttgaagaagtgatccatattaaaatttgtaataaaaataaattaagaggaAGAACATAAATATAACTCGATTTTCtctttcgtaaaaaaaaaaaaaaagctccattttctcaaaaaaataaataaaaaataatataactcCATATATCACGTTTGTGCTTCTCTCTACGCGCGGGACATCTTTCGTTTTCAAGGTATTTTCAATCTTTCTCGATTCTCTTTGCTTTTCAATGTCTTATGTCATGATTCAAAATATTTGAATCTTCTCCGATTTTAGTtttgggaattagggtttaAAACCTTCTGAAATTGACTGTGTTATTATGGAATCAAACCCTTGACACTCATTTTTTctgtcctttttttttcttctttctctctttggGATGTTGCTGGATTTTGATTTTCCAATTCTCAATTAACTgtatatgtatgtgtttgggcTCTAGATGCAATATGGTGATTATGTGTTAGAATTGGTGCCCCTCTGTTGTGATTAGAGGAAGATAGAAACACAGGGACTAAGCTCGTACTAAGTTGTAAACTTGGACCAAATTATGAAATTAATACAAAGTTGTTAAAATCTAGAGATTTAATTGATAGTAAGTGGTTAAATATAGGGACCAACATAACACTTTAATAGAGTTCGAGACCTTTTTGAAATACTCATAATCTCCGAGACCTATTTGAGAGTGTCCTACAAAATCAAGGACTAATTTGGTGATTTATTCGAGTTTAAATTGTTGCCGAATATCCAAGATAAGCTGACTATTTTCAGGTGTAGGTGCAATGTTCTGCCAGagttttggtgttttttgtgTGTCGCGTGTCATGCTGTTATGTGGTGTAGTATATAGGTGCAGTTTTGATCCTAGAGAGTCGATATTAGTTGGTGGTTTGTCTGTGGTTTTTGAGTGCCCGccatttgtttgtttgtttgtttgtttgtttgtatctgTGTGGTGCAGTCTTGGGGTATTTTCTTGTTCTGTTCTTAGTTAACTCTTGTTGCTTCCGTTTTGGTGGGGTATTTTCTTTCTGGTCATGCTTTTAGTGGGTTTTGGTCTATTTGTATGGCTTCTGTGCCTCTTCTATATATTTAGAAGTTTGTAATCTCTTGTTTTGGTAGTATAGATTTCCTTAATAATACTTTGCtttacaaaacaaattaaacctAATTTGTCGAATCCATAGAGGTAAGATTTTACAATTTCATCTTTGTATTGTTTTTGTTCCTTTGGTGCTGTTTTGTTTCTCCGTCTGTATATCATGTGCTGTCGCCATTTCCTACTTTTCCTGGCAATGTGTTTTAGGTTATGTGTattcttgttttttctttatcttatggatttcttattcttatttttttaaaagcaacCAATCTCATCTTATAATAAAAAGGTGATTGCCCCTGCCTAAGTGTGGATCCGTCCCTGAAGCCAATCTCATCTTATAAGAAAATGATGATTGCccctgacttttttttttgttattcattTAATTTCATAATATTAATCCTTTAATAATCAATAGTACTATTGCATTGATTAGGTCCATTTCGTGGCGCTGCTAGATTCTTCTAATCAGTAGGacaggaggaggaggaggaaaaCAAGCTTACAATGAGCATCTATTTGAACCGATTATTTCCAAGATGTAATTCAAGTTTATTCTTATCCAATGGAAAGGCCTTACAAGCTCAAGTTTTACGCTTAGGGGAAGACAAGTTCTTGGTGGATGCGGGAACTGGGACCCCCAGAACTTGTATGCAAGATGAGCTTACAAGAGTGCCAATCAACCAAGCCATCACTAGGTTTGAGAATAAGGTGGGATTCTTGGATCGAGTGGCCGGGGAATCACAGATCAGAAAGAAGAATTTGGAGAAATTATTCATGGATCTAGTTGCCGGAGAATCACTGACCAGAGAGACAGCAGCCTCCAAGTTTAATGATTTGGTGGGATCCACTGATGTAGTGGCTGGTGAACCGCATCTTCTTCTTCCACGAAGATTCAGACAAAACCGAGCATGGTTGAAACTGAACAAGATTTGGCGAACGAATACAAAGGTAAAAGGCTTTATTATTGATAAAGTCAAAGGAGGTTATTCAGTAGCCATTGCGGGTTTCATTGCTTTTCTTCCATTCCGTACTCACAACAAAAGGATAACGAGGAGGATACCGATGGATCAATTCACCATTGAGAGCATTGACCCCAAAACGTCAAAGATTGTGGTGTTCTAACAGTGGCAGATCACACAATAACTTGGTGTTCTAATAATTTAggttaataattattattaaacaaTGGGGAAGTCATTTTTTCTTAGACTCCAGCAGAACTTTGTTTATTTCCTATGTTTTCTTTCGTTTTGGTGGTTCGTTATTAACTCTTATTATTCCCATTGCATCTTCTTATTAAAGTGACAATTGTAAGGACATAATGATTGCCGGATGATCactattgtttttgtttatttcattGCTATTGTTATCTGTTTTATTTGCCATTGCCCAAAATCTTACTGTTGACCTCATTGTGATCTCTTTGTGGttctgttattttttttttcctgatttATCAATCCATGTTTCTCTAATTTCTGGATGCAAGAGTGAAGGTGTTGTTTAGTGATGTTATAATAGATAGCTTAGTCATCATGCTCCGTCAGTTCTTTTTGAAATGGTT from Trifolium pratense cultivar HEN17-A07 linkage group LG1, ARS_RC_1.1, whole genome shotgun sequence includes these protein-coding regions:
- the LOC123903014 gene encoding ribosomal protein S1, mitochondrial-like; the encoded protein is MSIYLNRLFPRCNSSLFLSNGKALQAQVLRLGEDKFLVDAGTGTPRTCMQDELTRVPINQAITRFENKVGFLDRVAGESQIRKKNLEKLFMDLVAGESLTRETAASKFNDLVGSTDVVAGEPHLLLPRRFRQNRAWLKLNKIWRTNTKVKGFIIDKVKGGYSVAIAGFIAFLPFRTHNKRITRRIPMDQFTIESIDPKTSKIVVF